From one Enterobacter kobei genomic stretch:
- the murA gene encoding UDP-N-acetylglucosamine 1-carboxyvinyltransferase produces MDKFRVQGPTRLQGEVTISGAKNAALPILFAALLAEEPVEIRNVPKLKDIDTTMKLLSQLGMKVDRNGSVWIDARDVNIFCAPYDLVKTMRASIWALGPLVARFGQGQVSLPGGCAIGARPVDLHISGLEQLGAQIKLEEGYVKASVDGRLKGAHIVMDKVSVGATVTIMSAATLAEGTTIIENAAREPEIVDTANFLNTLGAKITGMGTDKITIEGVERLGGGVYSVLPDRIETGTFLVAAAISGGKIVCHKAQPDTLDAVLAKLREAGADIEVGEDWISLDMHGKRPKAVNVRTAPHPAFPTDMQAQFTLLNLVAEGTGVIIETIFENRFMHIPELIRMGAHAEIESNTAICHGVETLSGAQVMATDLRASASLVLAGCIAEGTTIVDRIYHIDRGYERIEDKLRALGANIERIKGE; encoded by the coding sequence ATGGATAAGTTTCGTGTACAGGGGCCTACGCGGCTTCAGGGCGAAGTGACAATTTCCGGCGCGAAAAACGCCGCCCTGCCAATTCTCTTCGCCGCATTGCTGGCTGAAGAGCCTGTCGAAATCCGTAACGTTCCTAAACTGAAAGATATTGATACCACCATGAAGCTGCTCAGCCAGCTCGGGATGAAAGTGGATCGTAACGGCTCCGTATGGATCGATGCCCGTGACGTCAATATCTTCTGCGCACCGTACGATCTGGTGAAAACCATGCGTGCTTCCATCTGGGCGCTTGGCCCGCTGGTGGCACGTTTCGGTCAGGGTCAGGTTTCCCTGCCGGGCGGCTGCGCGATTGGCGCGCGTCCGGTTGACCTGCATATCAGCGGCCTTGAGCAGTTGGGCGCGCAGATCAAACTGGAAGAAGGGTACGTTAAAGCTTCTGTGGATGGCCGCCTGAAAGGCGCGCATATCGTGATGGATAAAGTCAGCGTTGGCGCGACCGTCACCATCATGTCCGCCGCCACGCTGGCAGAAGGTACCACCATTATCGAAAACGCCGCGCGTGAGCCGGAGATCGTCGACACGGCGAACTTCCTCAATACGCTGGGCGCGAAAATCACCGGTATGGGCACCGACAAGATCACCATCGAAGGCGTTGAGCGTCTGGGTGGCGGGGTTTACAGCGTGCTGCCTGACCGTATCGAAACCGGTACCTTCCTGGTGGCGGCAGCCATTTCCGGCGGTAAAATCGTCTGCCATAAAGCGCAGCCGGATACGCTGGATGCGGTACTGGCAAAACTGCGTGAAGCGGGGGCCGATATCGAAGTGGGCGAAGACTGGATCAGTCTGGATATGCACGGCAAACGTCCGAAAGCGGTTAACGTGCGTACCGCTCCGCACCCGGCATTCCCGACCGATATGCAGGCACAGTTCACGCTGCTGAATCTGGTGGCGGAAGGCACAGGCGTGATCATCGAAACGATCTTTGAAAATCGCTTTATGCACATTCCTGAGCTGATCCGTATGGGTGCGCATGCTGAGATCGAAAGCAATACCGCGATCTGTCATGGCGTGGAAACCCTGTCTGGCGCGCAGGTGATGGCTACCGATCTGCGTGCATCCGCAAGCCTGGTGCTGGCGGGTTGCATCGCCGAAGGCACGACCATCGTCGATCGTATTTATCACATCGACCGTGGCTACGAGCGTATTGAAGATAAGCTGCGTGCGCTGGGTGCCAACATTGAGCGTATTAAAGGCGAATAA
- the ispB gene encoding octaprenyl diphosphate synthase: MNLEKINELTAQDMAGVNATILQQLNSDVQLINQLGYYIVSGGGKRIRPMIAVLAARAIGYDGNAHITLAALIEFIHTATLLHDDVVDESDMRRGKATANAAFGNAASVLVGDFIYTRSFQMMTSLGSLKVLEVMSEAVNVIAEGEVLQLMNVNDPNITEENYMRVIYSKTARLFEAAAQCSGILADCTAAQEKGLQDYGRYLGTAFQLIDDLLDYSADGETLGKNVGDDLNEGKPTLPLLHAMRNGTPQQAQMIREAIEQGNGRHLLEPVLEAMADCGSLEWTRQRAEDEADKAIQALQVLPDSPWRDALIGLAHIAVQRDR; the protein is encoded by the coding sequence ATGAATTTAGAAAAAATCAATGAGTTAACCGCGCAAGATATGGCGGGTGTGAATGCGACAATCCTTCAACAGCTCAACTCTGATGTACAGTTGATTAACCAGTTGGGTTACTACATCGTCAGCGGCGGCGGTAAACGCATTCGTCCGATGATCGCAGTACTTGCCGCACGGGCTATTGGCTATGACGGAAATGCGCACATCACCCTGGCGGCATTAATCGAATTTATCCACACTGCCACGCTGCTGCATGATGATGTCGTTGATGAGTCTGATATGCGCCGCGGCAAAGCCACTGCTAACGCGGCTTTCGGTAATGCGGCGAGCGTACTGGTGGGCGATTTTATTTATACCCGCTCCTTCCAGATGATGACCAGCTTAGGCTCGCTGAAGGTGCTGGAGGTGATGTCAGAGGCGGTAAACGTCATTGCCGAAGGCGAAGTGCTGCAGCTGATGAACGTCAACGATCCGAACATCACCGAAGAAAACTACATGCGGGTGATTTACAGTAAAACCGCTCGTCTGTTTGAAGCAGCTGCGCAGTGTTCCGGTATTCTCGCGGACTGTACTGCGGCGCAGGAAAAAGGCCTGCAGGACTATGGGCGCTATCTGGGCACCGCATTCCAGTTGATTGACGATCTGCTCGACTACAGCGCCGACGGGGAAACCTTAGGCAAAAATGTTGGCGACGATCTCAACGAAGGCAAACCGACGCTGCCGCTGCTGCATGCAATGCGTAACGGTACCCCACAACAGGCGCAGATGATCCGCGAGGCTATCGAACAGGGTAACGGACGGCATCTTTTAGAGCCGGTTCTGGAAGCCATGGCCGACTGTGGCTCCCTCGAGTGGACGCGTCAGCGTGCCGAAGACGAAGCCGACAAGGCGATCCAGGCGCTGCAGGTCCTGCCTGATTCCCCGTGGCGGGATGCGCTTATTGGCCTGGCCCATATCGCCGTGCAGCGCGACCGTTAA
- the sfsB gene encoding DNA-binding transcriptional regulator SfsB, translated as MESKFIDWHPADIIAGLRKKGTSLAAESRRNGLSSSTLANALSRSWPKGEWIIAKALDTDPWIIWPSRYHDPVTHEFIDRTSMMRQQKHK; from the coding sequence ATGGAAAGTAAATTTATCGACTGGCATCCTGCCGATATTATTGCCGGTTTGCGCAAGAAAGGGACGTCACTGGCGGCGGAATCGCGCCGGAACGGGCTGAGTTCATCAACGCTGGCGAATGCACTGTCGCGCTCATGGCCCAAAGGAGAATGGATTATTGCAAAAGCGCTGGACACGGATCCCTGGATCATCTGGCCGTCACGTTATCACGATCCGGTCACCCATGAGTTTATCGATCGCACCAGTATGATGCGCCAGCAGAAGCATAAATAA
- a CDS encoding DMT family transporter, with protein sequence MKQQAGIGILLALTTAMCWGALPIAMKQVLEVMEPPTIVFYRFLMAAIGLGLILAIKGKLPPMRIFRQRRWLVLLAIATGGLFGNFILFSSSLQYLTPTASQVIGQLSPVGMMVASVFILKEKMRGTQIIGAIMLLCGLVMFFNTSLVEIFTRLTDYTWGVIFGVGAATVWVSYGVAQKVLLRRLASQQILFLLYTLCTIALLPLAKPAVIVQLSQWQLACLVFCGLNTLVGYGALAEAMARWQAAQVSALITLTPLFTLLFSDLLSQAWPDVFARPMLNLLGYLGAFVVVAGAMYSAIGHRLWGRLRKREVVVTLPRSGE encoded by the coding sequence ATGAAGCAGCAGGCAGGCATTGGTATTCTTTTGGCGCTGACGACAGCTATGTGCTGGGGTGCATTGCCAATCGCAATGAAGCAGGTGCTGGAAGTGATGGAACCGCCAACCATCGTGTTCTATCGCTTTTTAATGGCAGCGATTGGCCTGGGCTTGATTCTGGCCATCAAAGGCAAACTGCCACCGATGCGCATTTTCCGTCAACGCCGCTGGCTGGTGTTGCTTGCTATTGCCACCGGGGGCTTATTCGGGAATTTCATTCTCTTCAGCTCTTCTCTACAATATTTGACCCCAACGGCTTCACAGGTGATTGGACAACTCTCGCCGGTGGGCATGATGGTTGCCAGCGTGTTTATCCTGAAGGAGAAAATGCGCGGCACACAGATCATCGGGGCTATCATGCTGCTTTGCGGACTGGTGATGTTTTTCAACACCAGCCTGGTGGAGATCTTCACCCGCCTGACGGATTACACCTGGGGTGTGATCTTCGGCGTCGGGGCAGCAACGGTCTGGGTAAGCTATGGCGTCGCACAAAAAGTCTTATTGCGTCGTCTTGCCTCACAGCAGATCCTCTTTTTGCTGTACACTTTATGTACAATAGCGTTATTGCCGCTGGCGAAACCGGCGGTGATCGTCCAACTCAGCCAATGGCAACTGGCGTGCCTGGTGTTTTGTGGGCTGAATACGCTGGTCGGTTATGGTGCGCTCGCGGAAGCCATGGCGCGCTGGCAGGCGGCACAGGTGAGTGCGTTAATCACGCTCACCCCGCTGTTTACGCTGTTGTTTTCAGATTTATTATCACAGGCCTGGCCCGATGTCTTCGCCAGACCGATGTTAAACCTTTTAGGTTATCTCGGTGCGTTTGTCGTGGTTGCGGGCGCGATGTATTCCGCCATAGGCCATCGCCTGTGGGGACGTCTGCGCAAGCGTGAAGTGGTTGTCACTTTACCCCGCTCAGGCGAATGA
- the rplU gene encoding 50S ribosomal protein L21, with amino-acid sequence MYAVFQSGGKQHRVSEGQTIRLEKLDIATGETVEFAEVLMIANGEEVKIGVPFVDGGVIKAEIVAHGRGEKIKIVKFRRRKHYRKQQGHRQWFTDVKITGISA; translated from the coding sequence ATGTACGCGGTTTTCCAAAGTGGTGGTAAACAACACCGAGTAAGCGAAGGTCAGACCATTCGCCTGGAAAAGCTGGACATCGCAACTGGCGAAACTGTTGAGTTCGCTGAAGTTCTGATGATCGCAAACGGTGAAGAAGTCAAAATCGGCGTTCCTTTCGTTGATGGCGGCGTTATCAAAGCTGAAATCGTTGCTCACGGTCGTGGCGAGAAAATTAAGATTGTTAAGTTTCGTCGTCGTAAACACTACCGTAAGCAGCAAGGCCATCGTCAGTGGTTCACTGATGTTAAAATCACTGGCATCAGCGCTTAA
- the rpmA gene encoding 50S ribosomal protein L27 — protein MAHKKAGGSTRNGRDSEAKRLGVKRFGGEAVLAGSIIVRQRGTKFHAGSNVGCGRDHTLFALTDGKVKFEVKGPKNRKFISIVAE, from the coding sequence ATGGCACACAAAAAGGCTGGCGGCTCAACTCGTAACGGTCGCGATTCAGAAGCTAAACGTCTGGGCGTAAAACGCTTTGGCGGAGAAGCAGTACTGGCAGGTAGCATCATCGTTCGTCAACGTGGTACTAAATTCCACGCTGGCAGCAACGTTGGTTGTGGCCGTGACCACACTCTGTTCGCTTTGACTGACGGTAAAGTTAAGTTCGAAGTTAAAGGCCCGAAAAACCGTAAGTTCATCAGCATCGTTGCTGAATAA